The genomic segment CAAAGACCCGTCCCTATGATCTTGGAACACATAAAAACAATCAACTTCTGATAAAACATAACTTTATGGAAAGGCGAATTTTTTATTTTTTTCTTCTGTTTACAATTCCCTTGTTGGGTTTTTCACAATCACAAGCGCCTGATGACGAGGTTCCCCACTGTCCTATATTGAAAGAAGGCAAGCAATGGGTATATGAACACCATATCAGAGAGGATGAAGTGCATCATGTGATCAGGGAAATCTATACCCTGACAGGTGATACTATTATTGGCAATCTGTCATATAAGAAACTATATAGTCAAGACGAAGGCGAAGCACCTGTGTATTGTATGGCATTACGCGAGCATGGAACGACAGTCTATCGTTGTATGAAAAATACGACGAATGAAATACGACATATAGAGTTTAATCCCAATTATTTTTCTGAAACAGATCTTGGGGAATTCATAGGTGCAGAGGAAGTTACTGATCTTATTGATACGGTCGAGGTGAACAACAGGTTATTTATTCGTCATAGATACAGCTGGGGAAACAATGAAATGTATCCTGCTGTTGAGGGTATAGGCTTTTGGGGAGGAATTTTAACAATGAGTCCTGCCGTTTCAAGTGAAAATTTTCACCTCTTTTCTGCGTGCTATGAAGGTGGCGAATGTATCTTTACAAAAGATGATTTCGATAAACTGGGTATTGAGGCGGACGTAAAGACATTGGAAACCAAGAACCCCCGAAGGAGCAATCCTGCTATCTTCGACCTCCAAGGCCGATGCATTCAGGGTGAACCTAAGCATGGGGTGTATATCCAGAACGGAAAGAAGGTGATGAGGTAATAATAATAAATCAGCGGGACAATCAGACATAGCAGCCTTTCATCATGCACAGTCGGGACAGATGCCCTTGATCATATAGTTGATGCTCTGAAGCCGATAGCCATCGGGGAGGACGATGGTGGGGATGGGGGTGTCGCTCAGGCAGAAGGTGCGATGGCAGCGCTCGCAATAGAAGTGCACATGCTGGTCGTCGTCGCTGTCGTGACCGTTGTGACTATGACAAAGCTCATAGCGCACGCCGTCGCCACCGTCCTCGATGACGTGCACCAGGTGGTGCTCGCGGAAAAGGGTGAGCGCACGAAAGATGCCCGACTTATCGATGGACAGGATTTGGTATTCCAGTTCGCTGAGTGATAAGGGGCGATGGGCATCGGCCAGTGCCTTGGCCACCACGATGCGGTTGACGGTGGGTTTGATGCCGTGCTCAGTGAGCAGGGCTTCGCATGCTTGTTGGTTTAACATGGGTGCAAAGATAATGAAAAAGAAGGAAACGAAAAAAGGTAAAGGCGTAAAAATTAGAACTTTGCAACCGAGTTGCGAAATAATTGTCTTACCTTTGCACCCAGAAAACTAAAAAACAAGTATATTATGTCACACGAACATCATCACGAACACGAGTGTTGTGGTCATGAGCATAAGCATCACCACGAACACCATCATGAGCATCATCATGAGCACGAGGGCCGTCGCCAGTTGCTGACGATAGCTGCAGCGGTGGTACTGCTGATTGCGGCCGTCGTTGTTGAGAAGACTCTGGAACTGCCCACATGGCAGTTGCTGCTGGTTTATCTGATACCTTATTTAGTAGTAGGCGCAGGCACACTGAAGGAGGCTGCCGAGGGCTTGGCGCATGGCGACCCCTTCAACGAGCATTTCCTGATGACGGTGGCCACCATCGGCGCCCTCTGCATCGGTTTCCTGCCAGGCGCCGAGAGCGAGTTTACTGAGGCCGTCTTTGTGATGCTGTTCTTCCAGGTGGGCGAGTATTTTGAGGGCTTGGCCGAAGGAAAGAGTAGGGCGAGCATCTCGCACCTGATGGACATCCGTCCTGACGTGGCACGACTGGCCGGCCAGGAGGAGACGGTGAGTCCTGATAAGGTGGCTGTGGGCTCT from the Prevotella sp. E15-22 genome contains:
- a CDS encoding Fur family transcriptional regulator; amino-acid sequence: MLNQQACEALLTEHGIKPTVNRIVVAKALADAHRPLSLSELEYQILSIDKSGIFRALTLFREHHLVHVIEDGGDGVRYELCHSHNGHDSDDDQHVHFYCERCHRTFCLSDTPIPTIVLPDGYRLQSINYMIKGICPDCA